CCTTTGGGAGAAATCAGTGCGATTTTAAATGAGTGCAATGGGTTAACCTTTTTTGAAAATGAATCTCCCGATACCAATTCCTAAAAATAAACCAATGATAAGGGTAAACCCTGCAATCCAATAAATAGAATTCTTAGCGGCTGATAAAAGAGGATTATCAAATAAATTCATAGAAACATGAGCGGATGCTATTAGCCACTTTCCTTTTTCTTTTACCAGAGTGGCAGTCCATCTACTCTTCGAATGAAATGAAATTCCATCAGTTAACTCAAAATAATCATCAGAGCCACCAAAGGATATTCCTACAGTCCCTCCTCCATATAAAATAGTTAACTCATCCACATTGATTTTAGTTCCAAATTTGTTTACTACTTTGTTTGGACCATCCAACATTCGTTTTAAGTATTTGGCGACTCCTTCAGGCCCTCGAACGGCTTCCGCATTGGCGAAAGTGATCACCGCATTTGGATGAACAAAAGGAAGAATTTTTGAAATATCTTTTGCCTCCATTGCTGATTCCAATTCTATTTTGAACTTTCGCAATTCATTATGAACAGGATCTTCTGCAATTAAATGCGAAGATGATAGAAAAATGATTGGAAAAAGTAGGAAAATTTTGATAAGTTTCATACGGATTTTAGAGAGGATCACCTATTAAAACTTTTGTCAAGATAAGAAATCTGATTCCAGGAAGAATAAATTTTGTCATCCAAATCCTAATATATCTTTCTTATGTATCCGTATTTGTATTTTTGAGATCTACATCCCTGAACCACCAAACAATTATATGTTTGGTTTCCCTCTCCTTTCTATTGTTAACTAATTACGCTCTTTTACACGAAGCGGCACATGGAAATTACCACAAAAATCCAAAACTCAATGCTTTCGGTGGTCGTCTTGCTGGCTTTTTATTCCCTATTTCCTATACTCTGGTCCGAGTAACCCATTCCAAACACCATGCCTGTAACAGAACTATTTATGAGTCCTTTGATTTGATCACAAAAAATGATAATCGAATGATCAAATACCTGCAATGGTACTCGATACTAACAGGTTTTTTTTGGCCTAGTGCTGTACTTGGGAATGTTTTGGTGGCTTTATTCCCCAATGCTCGAAATTGGAAAGTTTTTAAGAACCGTAAAAGCACTATGGTAATGTTAGAAGATCTAGTACCTTCTGATATTCCAAAAATTAGATGGGAGACTACAACCTACATATTGATTTGGAGTATTCTTTTTTACAGTGGGCTGATTCACCCAACGGGTATTGTCATCCTTTACTTTTGTTTTGCGATCAATTGGTCAACTAGGCAATACATCACTCACGCCTATACTCAAAGGAAGGTGGTAGAGGGTGCTTTTAATCTAGAGACATCAAGATGGCATGAATTACTTTTATTAAATGGGAATTGGGATAGAGAACATCATGAACATCCAGAGTTCCCCTGGACTCTTTTGCCAAGACTTGGGAAAAAAAGAAAAACAGATATATCATATTTGAAACAATATTGGAAGATGTGGTTAGGCCCTGTCCATTCTAAAGAACCGCCACCCCTTCCTCTCCCCGTAGAACGCCAGTTTTAAAACCAGATAAGTAAGTAAAAGACCACTGAAGATATCGAAGATATGGTGTTGATGGGTAAAAAGTACAGAAAGAACCAACAATATAAACCAAACGATGAATAAGAATTTCTCTTTTCTTTTTGCTTTAGGGAATAAAAACCGAAAGATCAAAGCGGAATAAGATACATGTAAGGAAGGAAATAAATTATGTGGATATTCTATTGTATACAGAAATTGGTATATGGAATGAAAGATAGAAAAAGACATAGGCTTAAGATATCCCAAACGTGCAGGTAGTAGAATAAAGCAAATAGAAGCAACAATTGTAATCAAAGAAAAACAAATACTAAGAAGGCGCATTTCCATCGGATGCAAATAGAAAAGAGGAAGAAAAAAAATTAAGTTTATCGAAAAATATATTAAGATCCAAGAAGGAAAGAATGGAATATTTTTTTCAAAGTTCAGATACAATTCTAAATGATCAGTTCTTTGAGATGCCAGATAATTTGTAGTCCCGTAAAAAATACAAAATAAAATTGTGAGTACAAATAAATGCGAAAAGAAATAAAAACATTCGTCACGGTTCGGAATCTTCATAGTTAAATGGATTAGTTTCACATTCTTTTGAATTTTATTTCTCTCGACGAACCATTTTCTTTTGGTAAATTCGGTTTATGTCTTTGATTCGCCTTCTCCAAAAAGAAATCCCATCAACTGTTTTGGATGAAACAGATCTATTCCTAAAAGCGAAATCAATTCTACCAAATATTACTTTTCAAGATATCGGAGCAGACCAATTAATCGAAATACAGAAATCACATGGAATTGATTTGGCGACGGCATTTCTCTATGATTTGATTTTAAACCGGTCCGGTGTTCCTTCATTTTACAAACAACTTTATTCTTTTTCTCCAGAGTCAGGGAAATTTGGGAAAATTAAAGGTAAGGTTTTAGCAGTTCCGGCTGGTCTTTATGAAGAATTGCCTGAGTATGCAGGTGACGGTTCACTTGTTTTGTCCATTGCTAAAAAATTTGGATTAGAGACTCTAAAAATACCAGTGCAAAGCAAAGGTAAAATCAACGACAATGTCAAAATAATTTATGAAACAATTGCTAAAGAGAAGGAGCCTTTGTATGTTTTTTCTTTTAGTAAGGGTGGATCCGATTTCAGAATGTTTTTAGAGAAATATCCAGAATTAAGTCCTCGAATTAAATTATGGGTATCTGTTGGTGGAATTCATAAAGGGTTACATTTAGTCGAACGTTTTGTCGGAAATTCAAAATTAAAAAATTTTTTTAGCAAATCATTGTTAAATGTAGTTGGGATTCCGTTGGAATTTGTATCTGATTTTTCACTCCAGCCAAATGATCTAAATAAACCATTCTCTCTTCCAAAAAACTTAAAGACAGTATCAGTCGTTGGATTTCCTATCGAATCCCACCTAAAGGGTACAATCCGAAGCCGTTACAAATATTTATCTTCTTTCGGGCCCAACGATGGGGTCACCCTACTTTTAGATGCAATCATACCAGATTCTCACATTATC
The window above is part of the Leptospira brenneri genome. Proteins encoded here:
- a CDS encoding YybH family protein encodes the protein MKLIKIFLLFPIIFLSSSHLIAEDPVHNELRKFKIELESAMEAKDISKILPFVHPNAVITFANAEAVRGPEGVAKYLKRMLDGPNKVVNKFGTKINVDELTILYGGGTVGISFGGSDDYFELTDGISFHSKSRWTATLVKEKGKWLIASAHVSMNLFDNPLLSAAKNSIYWIAGFTLIIGLFLGIGIGRFIFKKG
- a CDS encoding fatty acid desaturase family protein produces the protein MRSTSLNHQTIICLVSLSFLLLTNYALLHEAAHGNYHKNPKLNAFGGRLAGFLFPISYTLVRVTHSKHHACNRTIYESFDLITKNDNRMIKYLQWYSILTGFFWPSAVLGNVLVALFPNARNWKVFKNRKSTMVMLEDLVPSDIPKIRWETTTYILIWSILFYSGLIHPTGIVILYFCFAINWSTRQYITHAYTQRKVVEGAFNLETSRWHELLLLNGNWDREHHEHPEFPWTLLPRLGKKRKTDISYLKQYWKMWLGPVHSKEPPPLPLPVERQF
- a CDS encoding phosphatase PAP2 family protein, with protein sequence MKIPNRDECFYFFSHLFVLTILFCIFYGTTNYLASQRTDHLELYLNFEKNIPFFPSWILIYFSINLIFFLPLFYLHPMEMRLLSICFSLITIVASICFILLPARLGYLKPMSFSIFHSIYQFLYTIEYPHNLFPSLHVSYSALIFRFLFPKAKRKEKFLFIVWFILLVLSVLFTHQHHIFDIFSGLLLTYLVLKLAFYGERKGWRFFRMDRA